A genome region from Glycine max cultivar Williams 82 chromosome 5, Glycine_max_v4.0, whole genome shotgun sequence includes the following:
- the LOC100806853 gene encoding uncharacterized protein isoform X2, with amino-acid sequence MSSEKETESRKLGSEEISREFKTLVSSNDLHSLNHMQHTILGRLQDSNAVLSHFNDFSQHCFAEISGDIARNTRVLKSVKSDLDYIFQKLSFLHLSNHLHKRNFE; translated from the exons ATGTCGTCAGAGAAGGAAACTGAGAGTCGGAAGTTGGGTTCGGAAGAGATTTCACGCGAGTTCAAAACCCTAGTCAGCTCCAATGATCTCCACTCCCTTAACCACATGCAACACACCAT ATTGGGAAGGTTGCAGGACAGCAATGCGGTGTTGTCGCATTTCAATGACTTCTCTCAGCACTGCTTCGCTGAGATTTCCGGCGACATCGCTAGAAACACGCGTGTTTTGAAGTCTGTCAAGTCTGACCTTGATTACATCTTTCAGAAACTCAg TTTCTTGCACCTGTCAAATCATTTACATAAGAggaattttgaataa
- the LOC100806853 gene encoding kxDL motif-containing protein 1 isoform X1 — translation MSSEKETESRKLGSEEISREFKTLVSSNDLHSLNHMQHTILGRLQDSNAVLSHFNDFSQHCFAEISGDIARNTRVLKSVKSDLDYIFQKLRSMKSKIMATYPDAFPEDSTSEVIDRRPDLEMPK, via the exons ATGTCGTCAGAGAAGGAAACTGAGAGTCGGAAGTTGGGTTCGGAAGAGATTTCACGCGAGTTCAAAACCCTAGTCAGCTCCAATGATCTCCACTCCCTTAACCACATGCAACACACCAT ATTGGGAAGGTTGCAGGACAGCAATGCGGTGTTGTCGCATTTCAATGACTTCTCTCAGCACTGCTTCGCTGAGATTTCCGGCGACATCGCTAGAAACACGCGTGTTTTGAAGTCTGTCAAGTCTGACCTTGATTACATCTTTCAGAAACTCAg AAGTATGAAATCAAAAATTATGGCAACTTATCCCGATGCGTTTCCTGAAGACTCAACGAGCGAAGTGATTGATAGGAGACCGGATCTTGAAATGCCCAAGTAA